GGCACAAACTGAGGCGCCGTCAACGGTTTCGGACACAGTAAGTTTGAAAACAGCCGAAACGGCTAAGCCGGAGTCAACCGGGTCAGCAGTTGCTCCAGAACCGACACCGGCAACGCCGGCAGAAAATGTTTCGCCAGAAAAGGTGGCGGGAAAGAGTGAAAAGCCGGCAGAACTGCCCAAACTGTGGGACTTTTTTGCAACCTGGTGTCCGCCCTGTAAGAAGCAGGCACCGATTGTGGAGGAGATTGCCCGTGAGTTTGAGGGCGTGGTTGAGGTCCGTTCCATTGACACCGACAAGGAGCAGGAACTGGCACGCAAATTCAACATTCAGGCGATTCCAACGCTGGTATTTTTGGACCCATCAGGCAAGGAACTTTCCCGTAATGTCGGCTTGATGAGCAAAGACTCAATCATCGCCCGGTTCAAGACGCACGGGTTTATCAAGTAGGGCAGAAGAAAAAGGCACTATTTACTTTTTATACGGGTTTTTAGACAAACCTTCTGGTTTTATCGAATAGCAACGCAATCTTTATCCAAATAGATTGAAAACTTTGCGAAACCATTTCATAGAACAGTGTTTATAAGAAGACCGGTCAATCTTAACAGCGGGAACAACGCACCTAAAATGACGGGGTTCAGTTAGCTTGATAAAATAATACTTTACAAAAGAAAAAAGTCAGTTAATAATATAATGGTGGTAGTGAATATGATCGGCAGATGCTCGCGTTGGAAAAAATGCAAAGCGGGTAAAAACCCAAAGATAGGGTGTTATGGGTGTGGATTTAAACATTTTGAGAATATATTAAATGAGAACAAAGAAAATAAAATGTTACAATTTTTAGCAGAAAAATTTTTTGATTTATGCTCGGAAAGACAAAATCGGGGAGGAAGGATTGCTCTTGATAAACCAATAAATGAGTTGCTCA
This genomic window from candidate division WOR-3 bacterium contains:
- a CDS encoding thioredoxin fold domain-containing protein, which produces MKRLIVIVSALLFIVCGGQKPAQTEAPSTVSDTVSLKTAETAKPESTGSAVAPEPTPATPAENVSPEKVAGKSEKPAELPKLWDFFATWCPPCKKQAPIVEEIAREFEGVVEVRSIDTDKEQELARKFNIQAIPTLVFLDPSGKELSRNVGLMSKDSIIARFKTHGFIK